CAGAAAGCAAGTATTATTACCTTAGTGCCTTACACATTTTAGCAAAgtaaacatttgaaatttttaaaatttgaaccaATTTTGGTTACAAATGTgaacttttagttttttgttcttttagaggccttctgagaaatctaaaaatatgaaaatggtgCTTATTGCTAGTCATTAGCTTTCTTCTTCATGTTGGTCaccttcttgaaggtaaagaataGAGATggaaatatacttttttaaaacctTCTAAATGCTTAAACAGAAatgtcatgttttttttttaaattgtaaattgtCATGTCAGTGATCTCCAAAACTACCACCAACATTCCTCTTGTGACCATTTGaattctccctccttctccctcatcAGACTCAAtgccccttttaaaaataatttgtaattatgCTGAACTGAAAATTGCAGGTAAAATAACCTATgtgcataattttaaattttaaagagtcTATCATGTCCAAATATAATGAAACATAATTGAtgataaaatgtggtatgtaatATTTGGGCATGACTACCCTGAAAGACTTTACAGTGTAGCTGGTTATATGCTTGCACCTGTATGTGTCATTATCAGCAACACATAAATACAGATTCAGACTGAGATGGATGTGTGCCAGTGTGATTGAAACACTAAGTAGCTTAGCTCTTGGTGATATGATTTTTCATAATAATAACTTTTGGTAAAGTTCTAAGTATAACAGAATATAATCTTGTGTTTTATTTAGCTATTGCTGAAAACTTTATGTATGGTAAAACCATGTAAGAATTACTCTGTGTTTATACTACATAAAATGGTATTCAAGCCCAGGCCTATGTTTTTGAATATCCAGCAGAACATTAGAAAATGTTGCAGGTCAGTTCACTATGCCGGATTGTCATTGGAGGAGCGTCATTGTCAGGAACTTCCCAAACTATGGAAAACAAGAAGATGTGCCCATTTCCAGAATATCCTCAGAGGGTGATAACACCTTCATTAAGAACCACTGCCCTAAAATATAgagtgaaaaaaagagaagagattacTGGTTTATAAGAGGAAGAGCCTTTTTGCTTCCTATTTATCACAGTCATGAATGTTAAACTTGCACCCCTACCTAAacaaacacacatgtatacacacacacacacacacacacacaaaggctgTGTTTTATTGAGGGCAAATGTGAGAATATGTTTTGTTCAGATGTACACTGAGAAGGCAGTGGTggaaagtgaagcagcaagtggCCCTAAACTAGAAGAGCTAGTCAGCTTCTGCCAGGAACTAGCTTGAATCCACAAATGCCACGCTTGTCAGGCCCATCCTGGCTTTGCGTCCCCACCCTCTCTTCACCCTCAGGCCTGCCTTTGGTTCCCTATCCACTTCCTTCTAGAGTCCCAGTCTCTGCTTCTCGCTTTGCTTCACCATCAGTCACATGATGCTTGGGGAATTCTTTCTTTAGGGAGATCACTATTTGTTGTAGTGTAGATGCAGAAGAGAGAATGTACTGATAATTCTCAGAAAGTGTTATGGCTGGTGTTTGAATCCTATATTAccaaatttcagaaatgttagAGGCTCAAAAGTCTATGTGCTGGCTTAGAGAAAGCATGTTTCAAATTTCAAGAAACTAAATTACTAACAAACTTCTGTAACCTGTTCCTGGGGTAGGAATTGCCAGTTCTCTGAAGTGACTTGAAACAATTTTACAAGTTCAGCCCTGAAatctacatatgtatattttataataaccCATAGAATTCTTACTGATTCTTGTATTTTCACAGTTCtctggtttttatctgtggatgtGTTGCAATATGCAAAAGATGACaatcttatttttaactttttagtatttgtactttccttttcatttgattgtttttcatgtttgttttgagatagaatctcacccaggctggagtgcagtagtaatCACAGCACACTAACTCAAACTCCAGGGTTCCAGCCATCcatcctcttgtctcagctttttgagtagctaggactgcagatgTGCATtgccacgcccgactaatttttttttctttttagttgaaacaaggtctcactatgttttctaggttggtcttggactcttggcctcaagtgatcccctcacctgggcctcctaaGCACtaagtttacaggcatgagccaccatgctcagcctgtaCTTTCCTTTTCTCGACCGATTGAATTAACTAGAACTTTACAGTTGATAATAACACAGATATCTCTGATATCTGTAATAGTGCATGTCATCATATTATTGAGCTttttatcttaagttaaaatatatatatatatatatgtccccAGTGGTCTTCACTACCAAGTCATCAGTAGGGGAGTGATAGTGATGGAGCCATTCTTTACAGAAGGAAATTCCAGTGGAATAAAacatgagtgttctgttaaaccattttctctcattttctttcttcctttctgtctgtccgtctttctgtctttctgtcttgtcATTCTTGTCTCtcttgtctttgtctttcttatCTTCCCTGTCTTGTTAAACCATTTTCtctcgttttctttctttctttcttttttctttctttctttctgtctttctgtctgtctgtctgtcttatctattttttgtagagttggggtttcaccatgttgcctaggctggtctcgaactcctgatcccaagcaatccacctcccttagcctggaattacaggcatgcgtcaccacacccagcccttgtTAAACCATTTTCAATGAAACTGGAAGTCTGTGTTAATTCATACATATGGTGGGTGAGAGAAAGGCTTCCTTATACCACACTGACCCTGCTGATATAACATCTTCCCTCTTCTCAGAGACTAGTGGAAAGTCGCCGACAGCAGATCTTAAGGGAGTTTGAAGAGCTTCATAGGCGGCTGGATGAAGAGCAGCAGGTGTTGCTTTCACGACTAGAAGAAGAGGAACAGGACATTCTGCAGCGACTCCGAGAAAATGCTGCCCACCTTGGGGACAAGCGCCGGGACCTGGCCCACTTGGCTGCAGAGGTGGAGGGCAAGTGCTTACAGTCGGGCTTCGAGATGCTTAAGGTTCGACCTTTGCCCCTGCATAGCCCCCCAGGCCGAGTGCAGTGTAGCTTTGCATAGGCTGTTTTGTCAGCCTGGGATACTCATTCTTCTGCTCTGCTTCCCTAAATCCCGTTCTTTCTGCCAGGTGTACTTAAAGGGTCTTTGTTACAGAAAAGCTGATCTGATTTCTCCCATCCCCTTCTAATCATTTTTGTGTTCTTACCTCTTGTCAGCAATTATGTGCTTAATCTGTTCCAAAGAAAAGATTCATTCTTTTGAAAGGAGGGAAGTCTAGCCTGAGTTAGTGAAAAACTATGcattaaaaattttgtaaatgCAGTTACCATTACTTTTAAGTCCTGAAATTTGATTTATGTACTGCTGAAAAGAACAGAAACATAGTTTAAAGGATACAGGCATGCctcagagatattgtgggttcagttccagaccacttcAATAAAGCGAGTATCTTGATAAAGCAAGTCACATTAATTTGTTGGGTTTCCTAGTGGAataataatctttttgctggtggagggtcttgtaTCAGTATTGACTGAtcaaggtggtggttgctgaagattGGGGTGACTgtgataatttcttaaaataagacaacaacgAAGTTTACTTTCGACTCTTCCTTTTATGAAAGATATCTCtgagcatgtgatgctgtttaatagcattttactcacagtagaacttctttgaAAATCTTTGAAAACCCACATTTGTAGTTACTTAcaccactgaagtcttgaacccctaaaAGTCATCCATAATGGTTGGAATAGACTTCTTCTAAATGcctgttaatattgatattttggcTTCCTTTCacaaatcacaaatgttcttaatgtcatctagaatggtgaatccttacTAGAAAGCCTTCAGTTTACTTTGCCCAGTTCTATCAGAAAAATCactatttatagcagctttatgaaatatatttattaagtaagacttgaaagtcaaaattacttcttgatccatgggctgccaACTGGATGTTGTAttagcagacatgaaaacaactTGAGTCTCATTTTACATCTCTATCGGAACTTTTGGGTGATCAAGTGccttgtcaatgagcagtaatattttgaaaggaatcttttttctgagcagtaggtctcaacttaaaattttcagtgaagggttgagcacagtggcttatccctgtaatcctagcactttggtagaccaaggcaggtggattgcctgaggtcaggagtttgagaccagcctggccaacatggtgaaaccccatctctactaaaaatacaaaaattagttgggcatggtggcgggcgcctgtaatcccagctacttgggagactaaggcaggagaatcacttgaacccgagaggcggaggttgcagtgaggtaagatcatgccattgcactcccgcctgggtgacaagagtgaaactccatcccccaaaaaaaaattttagtaaaggctaggcacagtggctcacatctgtaatcccagcactctgggaggtcgagccaggaggattacttaaggccaggaatttgagaccagtctgggcaatatagcaggaccctatctgtacaaaaagtaattttttttaatttaaaacattcagtataccatgctgtaaacaggctttgttgttccatttctagagcacaggggaagtagatttagcataattcttttttttttttttttttttgagacggagtgttgctctgttgcccaggctggagtgcagtggctggatctcagctcactgcaagctccgcctcccgggttcacgccattctcctgcctcagcctcccaagtagctgggactacaggcgcctgccaccgcatctggttaattttttgtatttttagtgaagactgggtttcaccatgttagccaggatggtctcgatctcctgacctcgtgatccacccgtctcggcctcccaaagtgctgggattacaggcttgagccattgcacctggccagcataattcttaagagtCTTAGGATTTTTGAAATGGTAAGTGAGCACTGGTTTCAACTTAAACTCACCAGCTGCCCTTGCTTCTAATAAGAGAGTCATCCTGTCCTttaaagctttgaagccaggcattgacttctctctaactGTGAAAGCCCTGGATAGCACCTCCttcaatagaaggctgttttgtttacattgaaaatgtgttgtttagtgtagccaccttcatcaataaTCTTGGCAAGATCTtctagataacttgctgcagcttctgcatcagcacttgctgcttctccTTGCACATTTTTGTTAcagagatggcttcttttcttGAACCTTTTGCCTTCAAACTAATACCTaactttaaacttttcttctgcagcttccttacctctctcagctttcatagaactgaagagagttagAGCCTTGCTGTGGATTgggctttggcttaagagaatCATGTGATCTTATATCCAGATCACTAAAATTTTCTCCATctcagcaataaagctgtttcacTTTATCaccattcatgtgttcactggagtagcacttttaagtTTCTTCAGTAACTTTTCCTTAGCATTCACAGCCTGGCTTGCTGTTTGGCACAATAGGCCTAGCTTTTAGCCCATCTTGGCTTTCAATGtgcctttctcactaagcttaaaCATTTCTaggttttgatttaaagtgagagacatttgactcttctttcacttgaacacttagaggccattgcagGATTAttaattgatataattttaatattgttgtgtgtgtctcagggaatagggaggccagGGGAGATGGAGAAAGATGAGGGAATGGCTGGTAGTGGATCAGTTAGAACAcataaaatatcatatttatcaattaagttgTTTGTCTTATATGGATGCAGTTCACAGTGCCCCAAAAcgattacaatagtaacatcaaagatcactgatcacagatcatactagatataataatgaaaaagtgtgaaatattgtgggaattatcaaaatgtgacacagagacacgaagtgagcacatgctgttggaaaacaTGGTGCCAGTAGACTTGCTCAACACAGATTGCCACAAACCATCTAGCTGAAAAACACTCAGTGTcaacaaaacacaataaaatgaagtgcaataaaatgaggtatgcctgaaattatgtttaaataatatattgCTTTTGTTATGTATATATCAATAATacctctaaaatatttgaaatactttGTTCTCTTCAGTAAATGAATAGTGTTAGCAAAACTGTAGGGAGCATATTTTTTATCTTAGAGATTAGATTACcagcatttgaatcagtgagGCTTCATCGTACACTTATTTTTGTGTTACGTATTGCTTGGTGTTTGTTCCTGTGTcctttcatgtgtgtgtgttctgccTTCCACATTAAACTGGGAAATCCTTGTGGGACAGAGATTTGTCTTCTTTGTCTTCTGGATCCCAAATATTCACAAATCAGTATTAGCACACCGTTATTAATgtgtttattcttccttttttttttcttttttttgagatggagtcttgctctgttgctcaggctggagtgcagtggtgcgatcttggctcactgcaacctttgcctcccgggttcaagcaattcttctgcctcagcctcccgagtaactgggattacaggcacacacccccacacctggccaattttgtatttttagtagagacagggtttcaccatgttggccatgacctcaagtgatccacccgccttggcctcccaaagtgctcggattgcaggcgtgagctactgtgcctggccagttattAATGTTTATTAACCAATGCAAGACAGGGAATACCAAACCGTAACAGGAATGTGTGATTTGTTCCTATGCCACCAGTCTGGATCTCTATACTGATCCTCAAGGAGACTGAGATATGTGGTTGGTACTTGGGGGACCAGAGTAAAGAACTGGCACAATCCCTGTCCCCGGTAGGGAGCTCCCAGCATCCTTAAGGAGCAAAGAGAGCATAAAAGAAATCATTTGGAAGTGATATAAATGACCAGGCTTCATGATGACCGAAAGTTGAAAGTAGGGATTAGGTTGGGAGAAGTGCACTCAGGTCCCCCTGGAGCTCTTCTTGCATTGCGTGACCCTCAGTTTATCCTATGCCTGTTTTATAGCTGTGGAACTTTTGGGAGGAGGGGGAATCTTTTGCCTTCAGGACCACTGAATACCAGGACCAatactgctttcttttctccttccttctaggATGTCAAAAGTACCCTGGAAAAGTAAGTGATTGTTGTATCTCTTTGAGTGAGTTAGGTCTTGGCTTAGAGAGGAGGGGTACAGTCAGGAGTTTGGGTTGGGGGTTGGGTTGGGGGTAAGGTTGGGAAAGTCATGTAGTGTCTGAGCAGGGTATGGGAGAATGTTCATTGTGCCCATGATGCCAGGTAGAGAACAAATTATTGGGAAGAATAATCCCTTTTCCCCTTTGAACATCAGGACTTCTTGAGAAGGAGAATGATAAGGCAGAACCAGATTCTACTTGTGCCAGTGGGTGGAATTATGTCCGAACaagatggaaggaggaaggggttGGGAGAACAGGGAGGGCAATcatccatttgcatgaaatatagGAATATTCCTAGAAAGTTCAGAGGCTCACTCTCAAAATGAGGATCTGTCCACGGGATCATAAGGCTCTCCTTGGATTAGTAAAAGAAAGCAACAGGTGAGCTCttcagggaggaggaagaaagtggAAAGATGGAGAATTTTCATTTCTCCCTAAAGATGTTAACATCTGAATAGTCACTTGGCTGGAGCTTCTCCCTAACCCTGCCCTTTCTTCCCCTATCTCCCTATCCCTCCTAGATGTGAGAAGGTGAAGACCATGGAGGTGACTTCAGTATCCATAGAGCTGGAAAAGAACTTCAGCAATTTCCCCCGACAGTACTTTGCCCTGAGGAAAATCCTTAAACAGCTAATTGGTGAGTTGTTCCCAAAAGGAGACTAGAAGGAACCACTAGAGAGAAGAAAGCTTTTAGGTCCTGCCTTCTATGGCTTTCAGTTATCCCATCTCTCACTTTTCTTACTCCCACCCACACCTACCCCTTTATCTGGCTTTTAGTCTCACCCTGAGTCACAGAACTTGGAGTGAGAGGAAGCCTTAAGTGTTACCTACTCTTAGGTGCATACTTTTTCAAggcccagaaaggttaaataatttgccaaagATCGGGTAGAGTGATTATATAATTTACCATGTAAACTTGCATAACCttgaatggccgggcgcggtggctcacatctgtaatcccagcactttgggaggccaagactggtgggtcacttgaggtcaggagtttgagatcagcctggccaacatggtgaaaccccatctctgctaaaaatataaaaattagccagatgtggtagtgggcgcctgtaatcccaactcctctggcggctaaggcaggaggactgcttgaacctcggaagcagaggttgcagtgagctgagatcgcaccactgcactccagactaggggatagagtgagactccatctcaaaaaaaaaaaaagaaaagaaagaaagaaactgaaagggAGTGTCATATTAATGTGAATATGCAGGGATAAATAGTCATAAACCAGGCCAGTGACACGTGGTCACCCTATCCCTAGACCATATGCTGTCTTGCTCTGCATCCTTCTTAACACTTTCCGTTTTTTCTGCCTCTCAGACTACACCTTGTACTTCTCTATGTAGTTAGATAAATGATAATGTCAGAGGGAGATGAAGAGAGGACCAGGCGGGAACCTACATTACCAGCCACTGCAGACTCAAGAGATTATTATCTGTTTACTTTAGGGTCAGTGTGAGAAGTGAGCCATTGCTTTCTCCCCTCCCTTAGGTGACACCATGGATTGAGAAAGTTAACCAAACCGTGTTGTTTTGGGGACCTTTAAGGGACCAGGCTCTGTAAAGGCAGGCTGGAAGAGTGAGGCAGGGGCATTTAGCTATTCCCATCCTCATCTAGCTCCCCACTCTGGCTTCTCCCGCCAGCGGATGTGACCCTGGACCCTGAGACAGCTCATCCTAACCTAGTCCTGTCGGAGGATCGTAAGAGCGTCAAGTTCGTGGAGACAAGACTCCGGGATCTCCCTGACACACCAAGGCGTTTCACCTTCTACCCTTGCGTCCTGGCTACTGAGGGTTTCACCTCAGGTCGACActactgggaggtggaggtgggcgaCAAGACCCACTGGGCAGTGGGTGTATGCCGGGACTCCGTGAGCCGAAAGGGCGAGTTGACTCCACTCCCTGAGACTGGCTACTGGCGGGTGCGGCTATGGAATGGGGACAAATATGCGGCCACCACCACACCTTTTACCCCTTTGCACATCAAAGTGAAACCCAAGCGGGTAGGCATATTCCTGGACTATGAGGCCGGCACACTGTCTTTCTACAATGTCACAGACCGCTCTCATATCTACACGTTCACTGATACTTTTACTGAGAAACTTTGGCCCCTCTTCTACCCAGGCATCCGGGCTGGACGGAAGAATGCTGCACCACTTACCATCAGGCCCCCAACAGATTGGGAGTGACAGGTTGGGATGTGGGAATAATTGGGGTGAGGCAGGGTCAAGTGCTACGGGCCTCCTTCCTGTGTCCTGCTGGAACGTCTTCGTGTCCACCTGGTTCCAGTCCTGAATCATCGTGGAGAAACACCTCGGTTTCTAGGATGGTTTTGTGTGGAGGGGGAGGTAGGACTGGGCTGGATGAGACAGCACAGCTGTGACTCCCTCCTAACTGTCAGGGTGGGGAGCTGGTTCCCAGAGGATTGTCTACCCTGAAGTCCATCAGGTTTTCTGTTGCACAAGGACGGgttggaaaggaaggagaggctTTTCCAGAAACAAAATCTGTGAGGGTCTGACTTGCTCAAaccagaggaggaaacagaaaccCCTGCACATCTTTTTAGGGAGTTCTTTGACCCAGGATAGTCTTGCTGCTTGAGGTAGATCACAGGGGTCTGTGTACCTCTAAATTCAAGAAAGATGAATGACAGATGCTCTCATGGGTCtagatgttgagtttttttgagGGCAGAGATTGGACATCAACAAGGCTAGAAGGAAGGTCAGGGAAGTGGGCTAAAGGAACAGATTCCTAGAGATTAATGAAGGGGAGGGAGGTTTCTTTGGTCTTCTATTTTAAAGGTAAGATTGCCATTATGGGTAGGATTGACCAGAGGTAGGAATGTGGGGAGAAGGAGAGGTTGAAAGGAAAGCAGAGAACCCAggtccctgcctcagccttcagcagAGTTGGCTTATTGCCTGCCTCTTTATACCAATAAGTCAGTCACTTTGCTCCTCTCCAGGGGCAAGGTGGAAGAGATCCTGCAAGACACATCTATCCTCTCACGGTGTTCCCAAGGGAACTTGGAAAGGAGAGTCAGGTATTAGAGGAAAGAGAAGGGTATTTGTATCCAAAGCCCTGGCCTTAAAGAATGTTACTAAGTAGCTACCCCCAAATTGTCAGCCTTGTTACCTGGCCAAGGTGTCCAagccagaaaggaagaaaggtagTGGAGTCCTTCTCACTCTAAGACAGTGGGAGAGGGTGGTATATAGGGAAGGGCCAGAAAGGCAACTTCCTTTGGCCTGTGTGCATCTGGCCTGGAACTGGTGTTAACAAAAGCcaggtttttgcttgtttgttgccATCCCTCACCCTTTGCCATTTCCCTTTTCAGAGAATGTAAATGATTTTCATGTTAGGCCAAAATAAACAACTTATAGGGTACATATGTTGTCATAAAAGGTAAAAGTGATGCATGCCAAACCAAACTAAACCAATTTGGATTATCTGCTGTTCGGGTAATCTTCACAGAAATGACTGAGAGAAGAATCTGCAGTTTATTGAGGGCATTTCAGTTCCTCCTACCACCTCAACAGGACTTTGTCCAGACTCTCCTCCTCTTACCTTTGTGCCTTGACTGTGGTTCTTTGTGGCAAGATACTTTGGTTGGTTAAAATAATATGGAACAAAGGATCCACTGAAGTGATCTCTGTGTTGTGTGGTAATTTGGTGACAGCCTTGTACTGATGTATAAGAATCACTGGGTGTTCACATGCATGTTCCTGGGTCTCACCCTTAGTGGTTAGTCAAGGTCTGGGGTGGGCCTGGgcatctacattttatttatttatgagacagagtctcactctgtcgcccaggctggagtgcagtggtgtgatctcagcttactgcaacctccgcctcccaggttcaagcgactctcctgtctcagcctccagagtagctgggactgtaggcatgcagtaccacacccgactaattttagtagagacagggttttgctatgttggccagactggtctcgaacccctgaactcaagtaatctgcctgcctccaccacccaaagtgctgggattacaggtgtgagccaccgcacccagcctacatcTACATTTTAAACACACCTCTCTCATTTGAGTCTGAGGACCCTTGTGAAACTAGTTCCAGAGGAGGTTTCAGCCTGTCCTTCCTCCCAGCTGGAGCCCTGCTTGTCTGCCCCCGCCTGGCACCAGGTCTGAGAGTGGAGAGAAGTCTTATCCTCTCCTGACTTATGCTGCCCTCCCCATCTCAGGGTTCATTCATCTTCTCCAATTCACGTCCCTCTGCTTCTCACTTCAGTAACTGATAGTCACTGTGAGTCACAGGACACCAGACAGAAGAAATGGAAGATAGAAGAGGTCAGAGGGAGGGGTGTGAGGTGAAGTTTCAGGGACAGGGGATGCTGTTGACAGTTTTCTGTGCTGTACCTAAGCCTAGGAAACCATTCACTCAGAAAGTGAAGATCACCTACTGTGTGTCCAGCACTGCATAACAGGAAGTGTGTTTCTTTGGTAGGTGGAATAGTAGGAGTAAACTGCTTTCTGAGGATCAGGagtccttttccctccctccagcaCCCTTATGATCCTTCCCACTTTCACCCCCACTGGCAccagtgctttttttttaaatgtattacctCTGTGCTGTCCCTCTGTAGATCTTACAGGCATCTGCCTCTGACTTCAGGAGAGTAGAGCAGAAGTTCTAGCTGGGTATAAATTGCACATAACCATCTCCCTTACCTAGCTACATAAAGAGACCAGCCTTCTGTCCTGAAAATGTCTAGCCGATATAAGATCCTCACCTGCTGCACTAGGTCTCTACGTGATATAATTGGTCATGAGCTTGAGGAAGACAAAAGCACTGAAAACATAAAGGGACCCTGGGCATGGATTGCTGGGGATGGATTTCGGAACAGATGAGTCTGTGAGGCCTGGGGGAGGCGCCCGAGGGCGCGAGGACTACGCTTCCCAGGAGGCCTCGCGCGGACGCCCGGGTGGGGCTGTGCGAGGGGCGGGTCTGCGGGCGGCCCTGGAGCGCGGCGCTGATGGCGGGGCCGGTGAAGGACCGCGAGGCCTTCCAGAGGCTCAACTTCCTGTACCAGGTGAGTCTGCGACAAGCGCCCCAAAGGGGACGGTGCTTGGCGCCCCAGAGTGACCGCTCCCCTCCCGCAGGCCGCCCATTGTGTCCTTGCCCAGGACCCCGAGAACCAGGCGCTAGCGAGGTTTTACTGCCACACTGAGAGGACCATCGCGAAGCGGCTCGTACTCCGGCGGTGAGACATTCACGGGGTCGGCGGCGGGCGGGACGCGGGAGGAACGCGAGAGGGAGCGCGGACGCCGGACCACTGTCCTCCTCCGCCCCCAGGGACCCCTCGGTGAAGAGGACTCTCTGTCGAGGCTGCTCTTCCCTCCTCGTCCCGGGCCTCACCTGCACCCAGCGCCAGAGACGTGAGTGCTCCCGCCGAGGTGGACGATTGTGGAGCattgg
This genomic window from Chlorocebus sabaeus isolate Y175 chromosome 17, mChlSab1.0.hap1, whole genome shotgun sequence contains:
- the RPP21 gene encoding ribonuclease P protein subunit p21 isoform X1 — encoded protein: MAGPVKDREAFQRLNFLYQAAHCVLAQDPENQALARFYCHTERTIAKRLVLRRDPSVKRTLCRGCSSLLVPGLTCTQRQRRCRGQRWTVQTCLTCQRSQRFLNDPGHLLWGDRPEAQLGNQADSKPLQPLPNTAHSISDHLPEEKMQIQGSSDQ
- the TRIM39 gene encoding E3 ubiquitin-protein ligase TRIM39 — its product is MAETSLLEAGASAASTAAALENLQVEASCSVCLEYLKEPVIIECGHNFCKACITRWWEDLERDFPCPVCRKTSRYRSLRPNRQLGSMVEIAKQLQAVKRKIRDESLCPQHHEALSLFCYEDQEAVCLICAISHTHRAHTVVPLDDATQEYKEKLQKCLEPLEQKLQEITRCKSSEEKKPGELKRLVESRRQQILREFEELHRRLDEEQQVLLSRLEEEEQDILQRLRENAAHLGDKRRDLAHLAAEVEGKCLQSGFEMLKDVKSTLEKCEKVKTMEVTSVSIELEKNFSNFPRQYFALRKILKQLIADVTLDPETAHPNLVLSEDRKSVKFVETRLRDLPDTPRRFTFYPCVLATEGFTSGRHYWEVEVGDKTHWAVGVCRDSVSRKGELTPLPETGYWRVRLWNGDKYAATTTPFTPLHIKVKPKRVGIFLDYEAGTLSFYNVTDRSHIYTFTDTFTEKLWPLFYPGIRAGRKNAAPLTIRPPTDWE
- the RPP21 gene encoding ribonuclease P protein subunit p21 isoform X2; the encoded protein is MAGPVKDREAFQRLNFLYQAAHCVLAQDPENQALARFYCHTERTIAKRLVLRRDPSVKRTLCRGCSSLLVPGLTCTQRQRRCRGQRWTVQTCLTCQRSQRFLNDPGHLLWGDRPEAQLGNQAGERFQTTTALAKHSTLHFRPPS